A stretch of Arthrobacter sunyaminii DNA encodes these proteins:
- a CDS encoding alpha/beta fold hydrolase, producing MTEGLPGFARFEQFAVEVNGITVTGRVSRADAAGTGGGSSKPALLLLHGHPETHVMWHKVADALAEHFTVVAPDLRGYGGSSKPAGEPDHSTYSKREMAKDAVAVMEHFGAVRGFDRFALCAHDRGARVGHRMLADFPERVTRAMFLDIAPTLDMYAATDRAFAEAYFHWFFLIQPAPLPEDLIEANPRAYVENIMGSRYAGLEPFPAPVLEAYVAALSSPGAVHAMCEDYRASATIDLEHDRADREAGLTPEVPLRVLWGAHGVIESQFEPLALWGKAVPGATGRAVDAGHYLPEEAPAEVLDEILAFFV from the coding sequence ATGACTGAAGGCCTGCCCGGCTTTGCCCGTTTTGAACAATTTGCCGTGGAGGTCAACGGCATCACCGTTACCGGACGCGTCTCACGCGCCGATGCGGCGGGCACCGGAGGCGGCAGTTCCAAGCCGGCGCTGCTCCTGCTGCACGGGCATCCGGAAACGCATGTGATGTGGCACAAGGTGGCCGACGCACTGGCGGAGCACTTCACCGTGGTGGCACCGGACCTGCGCGGCTACGGCGGCTCTTCAAAGCCGGCCGGAGAGCCCGACCACTCCACGTACAGCAAACGGGAAATGGCAAAGGATGCCGTCGCGGTCATGGAGCATTTTGGCGCCGTTCGGGGCTTTGACCGGTTTGCCCTGTGTGCCCATGACCGCGGAGCCCGCGTGGGGCACCGGATGCTGGCCGATTTTCCGGAGCGTGTCACGCGGGCCATGTTCCTGGACATTGCTCCCACCCTCGACATGTACGCGGCTACGGACCGGGCCTTCGCCGAGGCCTACTTTCACTGGTTCTTCCTGATCCAGCCGGCGCCGCTGCCCGAGGACCTGATCGAAGCCAATCCGCGGGCCTACGTGGAGAACATCATGGGCAGCCGCTATGCCGGACTGGAGCCGTTTCCCGCACCGGTGCTTGAAGCCTACGTGGCAGCGCTCTCCTCCCCCGGCGCGGTTCACGCCATGTGCGAGGATTACCGCGCCTCAGCCACCATCGACCTGGAACACGACCGGGCGGACCGCGAGGCCGGGCTCACCCCCGAGGTGCCGCTGCGCGTGCTGTGGGGAGCCCACGGGGTCATCGAGTCGCAGTTCGAACCGCTGGCGCTCTGGGGCAAAGCAGTGCCCGGCGCCACCGGCAGGGCGGTGGACGCCGGGCACTATCTTCCCGAGGAAGCCCCGGCGGAAGTTCTGGACGAGATTCTCGCCTTCTTCGTCTAG
- a CDS encoding urease accessory protein UreD, which yields MTRSRTLSPTATNSVTGYPAAAAAPRPRPTRISVERAGNRARFSVLDQGLYLAPRPVNGTADPLHLRVALIGIHMMLLGGDDVRIEVSVDPGVTLEVVEPAGMVAYDADLVPSRWSLDAELGEDAALIWDGASFVAAAGSNVRRQTRLQLASGARALVRETLVLGRSGEHGGRLRSITRAAGPGGDFLYEDLDLTGPRHRAVGILGDAKVVATATAVGWRPGALPEPAAGAAPDGAREPGRTRRFDLAAPGAVARSLSVQAHTADREAGAVFEAWRAELTS from the coding sequence ATGACGAGGAGCCGGACGCTGTCCCCCACCGCCACTAACTCCGTTACCGGGTACCCCGCTGCCGCGGCAGCTCCACGGCCTCGGCCCACCCGCATTTCCGTGGAGCGTGCCGGGAACCGGGCACGGTTTTCGGTGCTGGATCAGGGGTTGTACCTGGCACCCCGGCCCGTCAACGGCACCGCGGATCCGCTGCACCTGCGGGTGGCCCTGATTGGCATCCACATGATGCTGCTGGGCGGCGACGACGTGCGGATTGAGGTTTCCGTGGACCCCGGAGTGACTCTGGAAGTGGTGGAGCCCGCGGGCATGGTGGCGTACGACGCCGATTTGGTCCCGTCCCGCTGGTCCCTGGACGCGGAGCTGGGCGAGGACGCTGCCCTGATTTGGGACGGCGCGTCCTTCGTGGCAGCCGCCGGGTCCAATGTCCGCCGGCAAACCCGGCTGCAGCTGGCTTCCGGGGCGCGGGCGCTGGTCCGGGAGACGCTGGTGCTGGGACGCAGCGGCGAGCACGGCGGCCGTTTGCGCAGCATCACCCGTGCCGCCGGACCCGGCGGGGATTTCCTCTACGAGGATCTTGACCTCACCGGGCCGCGGCACCGCGCCGTCGGAATCCTGGGAGATGCCAAAGTCGTGGCCACCGCGACGGCGGTTGGCTGGCGTCCGGGTGCCCTGCCCGAACCCGCTGCAGGCGCCGCACCCGATGGCGCCCGTGAACCGGGCCGGACACGGCGGTTCGATCTGGCGGCTCCCGGCGCAGTGGCCCGCAGCCTCAGCGTTCAGGCGCACACTGCGGACCGGGAAGCGGGAGCCGTGTTTGAGGCCTGGCGGGCGGAGCTGACAAGCTGA
- the ureG gene encoding urease accessory protein UreG — protein MPENTPFTDKTTASPLSDPKRSLRLGVAGPVGTGKSSLIATICRAMSEELSIGVITNDIYTDEDARFLRSAGVLPAERIRAVETGACPHTAIRDDVTTNLLAVEDLEADFAPLDLVLVESGGDNLTATFSPALVDAQIFVLDVAGGGDVARKGGPGIARADLLVINKIDLAPHVDVDVDLMVADATAAREGGPVLALSRKQQHTIDELSAWVRSMVALHRAGSHTPQDPGPMAPHFHADEDGDGGFFHTHDEEPDAVPHRH, from the coding sequence TTGCCTGAGAACACACCATTCACCGATAAAACCACCGCGTCACCCCTGTCCGATCCGAAACGTTCGCTGCGCCTGGGCGTTGCCGGGCCCGTGGGGACCGGAAAGAGCTCGCTGATCGCGACCATCTGCCGTGCCATGTCCGAAGAGCTGTCCATCGGCGTCATCACCAATGACATCTACACGGATGAGGACGCCCGGTTCCTGCGTTCGGCCGGGGTGCTGCCCGCCGAGCGCATCCGCGCCGTGGAAACCGGAGCCTGTCCGCACACCGCGATCCGCGACGACGTCACCACCAACCTGCTGGCCGTGGAGGACCTCGAAGCTGACTTCGCCCCGCTGGATCTGGTCCTGGTGGAAAGCGGCGGCGACAACCTCACCGCCACCTTCTCCCCCGCCCTGGTGGACGCGCAGATTTTTGTCTTGGACGTGGCAGGCGGCGGGGACGTGGCCCGCAAGGGCGGCCCCGGCATCGCCCGGGCGGACCTGCTGGTTATCAACAAGATCGACCTGGCTCCGCATGTGGACGTGGATGTGGACCTGATGGTCGCCGACGCCACCGCAGCCCGCGAGGGCGGGCCGGTGCTGGCCCTGTCCCGCAAACAGCAGCACACCATTGATGAACTCAGCGCGTGGGTGCGCTCCATGGTGGCCCTGCACCGCGCAGGCTCCCACACTCCGCAGGACCCCGGGCCCATGGCTCCGCACTTCCACGCCGATGAAGACGGCGACGGCGGCTTCTTCCACACCCATGACGAGGAGCCGGACGCTGTCCCCCACCGCCACTAA
- a CDS encoding urease accessory protein UreF produces the protein MTSSLPHGGSTGESAVAAFLLADSRLPSGAYSHSAGLEPAVMAGLQVEGVYPYLVSRLQTVGRMETVAAVLAHRRALELCTAAGGEDDGGAPGFAALEAALDARTPSAAQRDASRRLGRGMLRLAATLKPGDPAVAALKREAPRPTRPVALGVAARALGVGEAALARLCCYDDAQSVVAAALKLLPIDPMTATGWILAAEPQINAVADDALQARDLDDLPALSAPLMEHWAEDHTERTRRLFVA, from the coding sequence ATGACATCTTCCCTGCCTCACGGCGGAAGTACCGGCGAATCCGCTGTCGCCGCGTTCCTGCTGGCCGATTCGCGTCTGCCGTCGGGCGCGTACTCGCATTCCGCTGGTCTTGAACCTGCGGTGATGGCCGGGCTGCAGGTGGAGGGTGTCTACCCCTATCTGGTCTCCCGGCTGCAGACCGTGGGCCGGATGGAAACCGTTGCAGCTGTGCTGGCGCACCGCCGGGCCCTGGAACTCTGCACGGCGGCCGGTGGGGAGGACGACGGCGGTGCCCCCGGTTTTGCCGCCCTGGAGGCGGCGCTTGACGCCCGGACGCCGTCGGCCGCCCAGCGGGATGCTTCCCGGCGGCTCGGCCGCGGGATGCTGCGGCTGGCGGCCACGCTCAAACCCGGGGATCCCGCCGTCGCCGCCCTGAAACGGGAAGCGCCGCGCCCAACCCGCCCGGTTGCCCTTGGCGTGGCCGCCCGTGCCTTGGGTGTGGGCGAAGCCGCGCTCGCCCGGCTGTGCTGCTATGACGATGCGCAGTCCGTGGTTGCCGCTGCTTTGAAACTGCTGCCCATCGATCCGATGACCGCCACCGGGTGGATTCTGGCCGCCGAGCCGCAGATCAACGCCGTCGCTGATGACGCCCTGCAGGCCCGGGACCTTGACGACCTACCCGCGCTCAGCGCTCCCCTGATGGAGCACTGGGCCGAAGACCATACCGAAAGAACAAGGAGACTGTTCGTTGCCTGA